A DNA window from Janibacter sp. A1S7 contains the following coding sequences:
- a CDS encoding cysteine desulfurase family protein, protein MAPQTDSTPPNTRGTTPAEGVSGLLDASPGPLHPTALETWRAARDLAWADPTARHAAGRRSRALLDTARAVIAEGLGVRPDEVTLHASGDQAARTALQGLARGRRRRSGPPVASSVEHSGLVRWMRSGTVGPVEVAVTPTGALDLTAWRVAVTAETPFAVLQAANQEVGTRQPLAEARSVTSAAGVPLLVDARASVGRDAVPSDFDVLVADAASWGGPRLGVLVVRTGIRFSPQDPPSPHEAGFALDPVDVPTALAAAESWRQVAADRAEESRQAGELVDRIRTAAGAVAAVDVVGNPRDRLPHVCTFSVLYVDGETIVDELARHGLAVGSGSACTSDTVEPSHVLAAMGALTQGNVRIVLPLGAVSPGRADDVERLCTVLPGVVREARGRLGITDL, encoded by the coding sequence GTGGCGCCACAGACCGATTCGACCCCACCGAACACTCGCGGAACCACTCCCGCAGAGGGGGTCTCGGGGCTCCTTGACGCCTCCCCCGGGCCCCTTCACCCGACCGCACTCGAGACGTGGCGTGCTGCTCGCGACCTGGCGTGGGCGGACCCCACCGCGCGACACGCGGCGGGCCGTCGGAGCCGAGCCCTGCTCGACACCGCCCGCGCCGTCATCGCGGAGGGTCTGGGCGTGCGACCGGACGAGGTCACGCTGCACGCCAGTGGTGACCAGGCGGCCCGCACTGCACTCCAGGGGCTGGCCAGAGGGCGGCGACGCCGCAGCGGACCTCCCGTGGCCTCCTCCGTGGAGCACTCCGGCCTGGTGCGGTGGATGCGGTCGGGCACGGTGGGCCCCGTCGAGGTGGCCGTCACCCCCACAGGGGCGCTCGACCTGACGGCTTGGCGTGTCGCGGTCACGGCGGAGACCCCCTTCGCCGTCCTGCAGGCCGCCAACCAGGAGGTCGGGACCCGTCAACCCCTCGCCGAGGCCCGGTCGGTCACGTCGGCGGCGGGCGTCCCGCTCCTCGTCGATGCCCGGGCCTCCGTGGGCCGGGACGCGGTGCCGAGCGACTTCGACGTCCTGGTGGCGGATGCGGCCTCGTGGGGCGGGCCCCGGCTGGGTGTGCTCGTCGTGCGCACCGGAATCCGCTTCTCGCCCCAGGATCCACCGAGCCCCCACGAGGCCGGCTTCGCCCTGGATCCGGTGGACGTCCCCACTGCGCTGGCGGCGGCGGAGTCATGGCGGCAGGTCGCTGCCGACCGGGCGGAGGAGTCCCGTCAGGCGGGCGAGCTGGTCGACAGGATCCGGACCGCAGCAGGTGCAGTGGCGGCGGTGGATGTCGTCGGCAATCCCAGGGATCGGTTGCCGCACGTGTGCACCTTCTCCGTGCTCTACGTCGACGGCGAGACCATCGTCGACGAGCTGGCCCGGCACGGCCTGGCCGTCGGCTCGGGGTCCGCGTGCACGTCCGACACGGTGGAACCCAGCCACGTGCTCGCGGCGATGGGCGCCCTCACCCAGGGCAACGTGCGCATCGTCCTTCCCCTGGGGGCCGTCTCCCCCGGCCGCGCGGACGACGTCGAGCGGCTGTGCACAGTTCTTCCGGGGGTCGTGCGCGAGGCCCGCGGGCGCCTGGGGATCACCGATCTCTAG
- a CDS encoding carbohydrate kinase family protein, with the protein MPIAIAGSIATDHLMSFSGRFADSLVADQLDKISVSFLAHKLDIRRGGVAANICFGMGNLGQRPVLVGAVGRDFADYRSWLERHGVDCDSVRTSEVQHTARFVCTTDDDMAQIATFYAGAMSEAREIELAPIAERVGGLDLVLVGPDDPDAMRRHTQECRDRGIPFVADPSQQLAFGDGDLVRDLVDGAEYLVTNEYESHLTAQRTGWTQDEIDSRVGYRVTTLGKDGVRITGRDLDEPIHVSAAREVTKADPTGVGDAFRAGFLTGIAEGLPLRESAELGSMLATYVIETVGTQEYEVGTTRFVERLTEAYGAESAGLIAGHIRCRRP; encoded by the coding sequence GTGCCCATCGCCATCGCCGGATCCATCGCCACCGACCACCTGATGTCCTTCTCGGGTCGCTTCGCCGACTCACTGGTCGCCGACCAGCTGGACAAGATCTCCGTGAGCTTTCTGGCCCACAAGCTGGACATCCGGCGCGGGGGAGTCGCGGCCAACATCTGCTTCGGTATGGGCAATCTCGGTCAGCGACCGGTGCTCGTCGGCGCCGTCGGCCGGGACTTCGCCGACTACCGCAGCTGGCTGGAGCGCCACGGTGTCGACTGCGACTCGGTCAGGACCTCCGAGGTCCAGCACACCGCGCGCTTCGTGTGCACGACCGACGACGACATGGCCCAGATCGCGACCTTCTACGCCGGCGCGATGAGCGAGGCACGCGAGATCGAGCTCGCCCCGATCGCGGAGCGCGTCGGCGGCCTCGACCTGGTCCTCGTCGGCCCGGACGACCCGGACGCCATGCGCCGGCACACCCAGGAGTGCCGCGACAGGGGCATTCCCTTCGTGGCAGACCCGAGCCAGCAGCTGGCCTTCGGTGACGGTGACCTGGTCCGTGATCTCGTCGACGGCGCCGAGTACCTCGTCACCAACGAGTACGAGAGCCACCTGACCGCACAGCGCACGGGCTGGACCCAGGACGAGATCGACTCCCGGGTCGGCTACCGCGTGACCACCCTCGGCAAGGACGGGGTGCGCATCACCGGCCGGGACCTCGACGAGCCCATCCACGTCTCGGCCGCCCGCGAGGTCACCAAGGCCGATCCCACCGGGGTCGGCGACGCCTTCCGCGCCGGCTTCCTCACCGGCATCGCCGAGGGACTGCCCCTGCGTGAGTCGGCGGAGCTGGGCTCGATGCTCGCCACGTACGTCATCGAGACGGTGGGCACCCAGGAGTACGAGGTGGGCACGACCCGCTTCGTGGAGCGACTCACCGAGGCCTACGGTGCCGAGAGCGCCGGGCTGATCGCCGGCCACATCCGCTGCCGACGTCCCTGA
- the aat gene encoding leucyl/phenylalanyl-tRNA--protein transferase, whose protein sequence is MTAPFPPIEPRGGSALWANYLRAGIGAADAHPGSAGEVVGVGGRLDPLSVLTAYRLGVFPMGLGEGGGPPMGWWSPRWRGVLLPGRAHVSRSLRRSLRRFTVTVDQSFREVVAACADPGREGAWISAAVAEAYAELHDLGWAHSVEVREAGGALVGGLYGLGVGGLFAGESMFHHATDASKVALVHLDRIIAADGDERRIIDVQWRTPHLGTLGIEEVHRREYLTRLSAALEAPSIDFGRAAPGEPPRT, encoded by the coding sequence ATGACCGCCCCCTTCCCCCCGATCGAGCCCCGCGGCGGATCCGCCCTGTGGGCGAACTACCTGCGTGCCGGGATCGGGGCCGCGGATGCCCACCCGGGCAGCGCCGGCGAGGTCGTGGGCGTCGGGGGGCGACTCGACCCGCTGTCGGTGCTCACCGCCTACCGTCTGGGTGTCTTCCCGATGGGTCTGGGCGAAGGGGGTGGCCCCCCGATGGGGTGGTGGTCCCCCCGGTGGCGCGGTGTCCTCCTGCCCGGAAGGGCGCACGTCTCCCGGTCCCTGCGGCGGTCGCTGCGCAGGTTCACCGTGACGGTGGACCAGTCCTTCCGCGAGGTGGTCGCCGCCTGCGCCGACCCCGGCCGGGAGGGGGCGTGGATCAGTGCTGCGGTGGCCGAGGCCTACGCCGAGCTGCACGACCTCGGCTGGGCCCACAGTGTCGAGGTGCGCGAGGCCGGGGGCGCGCTCGTCGGTGGTCTCTACGGTCTGGGCGTGGGCGGCCTCTTCGCGGGGGAGTCGATGTTCCACCACGCGACGGATGCCTCCAAGGTCGCTCTGGTCCACCTGGACCGGATCATCGCTGCCGACGGTGACGAGCGCCGGATCATCGACGTGCAGTGGCGCACCCCGCACCTGGGCACGCTGGGGATCGAGGAGGTGCACCGCCGTGAGTACCTGACCAGGCTGTCAGCGGCGCTGGAGGCCCCGTCGATCGATTTCGGCCGGGCCGCGCCCGGGGAGCCGCCCCGGACCTAG